Proteins encoded together in one Mercenaria mercenaria strain notata chromosome 18, MADL_Memer_1, whole genome shotgun sequence window:
- the LOC128550493 gene encoding uncharacterized protein K02A2.6-like: MRNSDYKELCEKYSRLFNGLGKLKDVEVKFHVDESVVPSTQPPRRVPFHVREKVEKELQRLEDLDVIEKDDGPTPWVSNLVITSKPHAPEEIRMCVDMRHANKAIKRERHVTPTIDDILMALNGSTVFCRVDLVEGFHQIQLSQESRNMTTFATHVGLRRYKRLNFGVNTAPEIFQNGIRQTLSGLKGVMNISDDIIIHGKTRKEYDRN, from the coding sequence ATGAGAAACAGTGACTACAAGGAACTGTGTGAAAAATATAGCCGATTGTTCAATGGACTAGGAAAACTTAAAGATGTTGAAGTTAAATTCCACGTCGACGAATCAGTTGTTCCGTCAACACAGCCGCCAAGGCGTGTTCCATTCCACGTCAGAGAAAAGGTCGAGAAAGAGCTCCAACGCCTTGAAGACCTTGACGTCATAGAAAAGGACGACGGTCCGACTCCTTGGGTATCAAACCTGGTAATCACTAGCAAGCCTCACGCTCCTGAAGAAATCCGAATGTGTGTCGATATGAGACATGCTAACAAGGCTATCAAACGTGAACGTCACGTGACACCAACGATTGACGACATTTTAATGGCTCTCAACGGCTCAACCGTTTTCTGTCGCGTAGATCTGGTAGAAGGTTTTCACCAGATACAGTTATCACAAGAATCACGCAATATGACAACATTCGCTACTCATGTTGGTCTACGTCGTTATAAACGTCTGAATTTCGGTGTTAACACAGCTCCGGAAATATTTCAAAACGGAATACGCCAAACTCTTAGTGGATTAAAAGGTGTCATGAATATCAGTGATGACATAATCATTCATGGTAAAACGCGGAAGGAATATGACAGAAATTAA